The proteins below come from a single Ignavibacteria bacterium genomic window:
- a CDS encoding TerC/Alx family metal homeostasis membrane protein, translated as MIFWAAFVLVFIIVFTVDMFVTDHRNGSIGIKQALSWTAVWISVALLYGAAIYFFYPGGNEKATAFVAGYLTEYSLSVDNLFVFIMIFSAMAISQKNQPRMLKIGILLSIILRILFILFGVGLLHTFHWLIYVFGVVLLFTAYKMAFAGDEEIDPNNNFFYKKVSKYLPIENNPDSHHFFIRKKGIIHATPLFLIFILIGTTDIVFALDSIPAILGITTDSFLVITSNVFAVLGLISLFFALEGIMHIFRYLKQGVAVILLFVGIKMIISGWIQIPISFSLLFIVLTLSASILMSVIIKPKEAKAVE; from the coding sequence ATGATATTCTGGGCGGCATTTGTGCTCGTCTTTATTATAGTCTTTACGGTGGATATGTTTGTCACCGACCACAGAAATGGGTCCATAGGCATAAAGCAGGCTCTAAGCTGGACAGCCGTATGGATCTCGGTTGCACTCTTATACGGAGCTGCAATATACTTTTTTTATCCGGGAGGAAACGAGAAAGCCACGGCATTTGTGGCAGGGTACCTTACCGAGTACTCACTTTCTGTTGACAACCTATTCGTCTTTATTATGATCTTCTCTGCCATGGCAATAAGCCAGAAGAACCAGCCCAGAATGCTTAAAATTGGTATTCTGCTTTCAATAATCCTGAGGATACTCTTTATTTTATTCGGAGTAGGCCTTCTGCATACATTCCACTGGCTTATTTATGTATTCGGCGTTGTGCTCCTTTTTACGGCCTATAAAATGGCCTTTGCCGGCGACGAAGAGATCGATCCGAACAATAATTTCTTCTACAAGAAAGTTTCAAAATATCTGCCTATTGAGAATAACCCGGATTCACATCATTTCTTTATAAGAAAGAAAGGTATAATCCATGCAACTCCGCTTTTTCTGATCTTTATTCTTATAGGTACTACAGACATAGTCTTCGCCCTGGATTCCATTCCGGCAATTCTAGGCATTACAACAGATTCATTTTTAGTAATTACCTCTAACGTTTTTGCAGTACTGGGGCTCATTTCCCTCTTCTTTGCCCTTGAAGGAATAATGCACATATTCAGGTACTTAAAGCAGGGTGTTGCAGTTATACTCTTGTTTGTGGGCATTAAGATGATCATCTCGGGATGGATTCAGATTCCGATTAGTTTCTCTCTTCTTTTTATCGTTTTAACCCTGAGCGCTTCAATACTTATGTCGGTTATTATTAAACCCAAAGAAGCAAAGGCTGTTGAATAA
- the argH gene encoding argininosuccinate lyase translates to MLWGGRFKDKLDSAAMKFSSSLSFDKTLALEDIQGSKAHAQMLCAIGILTEAEYNQITNGLDLIEAEWTAGTWKPDEDIFEDIHSAIEARLGEVIGTAAGKLHTGRSRNDQIATAMRLWVKKACSEVLSDIKLFQRSLVEIASAHTRTLIPGYTHLQRAQPISFAFHLLAYVEMLERDKSRFEFALEEANKMPLGSGALAGSTLPLDRNLTARLLQFEEPCRNALDAVSDRDFLLDFLNACSTGMMHLSRLSEEIVLWSTAEWKFIRLSDKYSTGSSLMPQKKNPDMAELTRGKTGRVFGNQTSLLTTMKGLPLSYNRDMQEDKEPVFDSFETYLNSLLLGRMMVETMEVNTGRFTEELKGDFSLATDLADWLVLKGIPFREAHKIVGHLVAYAEGKGVNFSSITLEEMKGINPVFDSSAVECLNISSALERKKTYGSPNPDMVTNQIDLWKKKLAG, encoded by the coding sequence ATGCTCTGGGGCGGAAGATTTAAAGACAAGCTGGATAGTGCAGCAATGAAGTTCTCCAGTTCTCTTTCCTTCGATAAGACGCTGGCGCTGGAGGACATTCAGGGAAGCAAAGCCCACGCTCAGATGCTCTGCGCGATAGGTATACTTACTGAAGCTGAATATAATCAGATTACAAACGGGCTTGATCTCATTGAGGCAGAATGGACTGCAGGCACCTGGAAGCCCGATGAAGATATCTTTGAGGATATTCATTCGGCAATTGAAGCCAGGCTTGGAGAAGTTATAGGCACGGCTGCCGGAAAGCTCCACACCGGGCGCAGCAGGAACGATCAGATTGCTACGGCAATGAGGCTCTGGGTTAAGAAAGCATGCAGTGAGGTCTTAAGTGACATAAAGCTCTTCCAGCGCTCACTTGTTGAAATTGCTTCCGCCCATACCAGGACACTTATTCCGGGCTATACGCATCTTCAGAGGGCTCAGCCTATATCCTTTGCATTCCACCTGCTTGCCTACGTGGAAATGCTGGAACGGGATAAAAGCCGCTTTGAATTTGCTTTGGAAGAGGCAAATAAGATGCCGCTCGGATCGGGCGCTCTGGCAGGCTCTACACTTCCTTTGGACAGAAATCTTACTGCAAGGCTCCTCCAGTTTGAGGAGCCCTGCAGAAACGCTCTTGATGCGGTCTCGGACAGGGATTTCCTGCTGGACTTTCTTAATGCCTGCTCAACGGGAATGATGCATCTAAGCCGCCTTTCCGAGGAGATTGTGCTCTGGTCAACCGCGGAATGGAAGTTCATCAGGCTTTCGGATAAGTATTCAACCGGTTCATCTTTAATGCCGCAGAAGAAAAATCCCGATATGGCTGAACTCACCCGGGGCAAGACAGGCAGGGTATTTGGAAACCAGACTTCGCTTCTTACGACGATGAAAGGGCTGCCTTTAAGCTATAACCGCGACATGCAGGAAGACAAGGAGCCTGTTTTTGATTCCTTTGAGACCTATCTGAACAGCCTTCTTTTGGGAAGAATGATGGTTGAGACGATGGAAGTAAATACAGGCAGGTTTACCGAAGAGTTAAAGGGCGATTTTTCGCTTGCAACGGATCTTGCCGACTGGCTTGTATTAAAAGGGATTCCCTTCCGTGAGGCTCATAAAATTGTAGGGCATCTTGTAGCGTATGCAGAAGGTAAGGGCGTCAACTTCAGCAGTATAACGCTTGAGGAGATGAAAGGGATAAATCCCGTTTTTGACTCCTCGGCAGTGGAATGCCTGAATATTTCTTCGGCGCTCGAGCGGAAGAAAACCTACGGCTCGCCCAATCCTGATATGGTTACCAATCAGATAGATCTATGGAAGAAAAAATTAGCAGGGTAA
- a CDS encoding argininosuccinate synthase, with the protein MAKKKIVVAYSGGLDTSVMVKWLNDKYDAEIITATGNLGQRSELEGLEEKALKTGAVKAVIKDLREEFLTEYVWKALKAGALYEGVYPMACAIGRPLLAKMLVEIAQQEGADAVSHGCTGKGNDQVRMEVGVQTLLPGIEIIAPLREWEFKSREEEIDYAVKHNIPVKVTKSSPYSIDENLFGIAIECGVLEDPTVAPPEDAYQLTTSPKNAPSEAEAVTITFEKGVPVAINGVKLGAIELVEKLNVLGGKHGVGRMDQIENRVVGIKSREIYEAPAAIILHKAHAELEKLILDKETFRYKQDVSNKVANLIYDGLWFSPLFDALMAFVDSTQENLSGDVTVELYKGGTKVLSRSSKYSLYSVELATYTDEDQFDHKASGGFMKIYGLPYKTITQVKQSAEKKEVA; encoded by the coding sequence TTGGCTAAGAAGAAAATTGTAGTAGCGTATTCAGGAGGATTAGATACTTCCGTAATGGTTAAATGGCTGAATGATAAATATGATGCCGAGATAATTACAGCAACTGGAAACCTGGGCCAGCGTTCGGAACTGGAAGGCCTGGAAGAAAAAGCCTTGAAGACCGGTGCGGTAAAGGCTGTTATAAAGGACTTAAGAGAAGAATTTCTTACAGAATACGTATGGAAGGCTCTGAAAGCAGGCGCTCTTTACGAAGGTGTTTACCCTATGGCATGCGCAATAGGCCGCCCGCTTCTGGCAAAGATGCTCGTTGAAATTGCTCAGCAGGAAGGCGCCGATGCAGTCTCCCACGGCTGCACAGGAAAAGGAAACGACCAGGTGAGAATGGAAGTGGGAGTTCAGACACTCCTGCCGGGAATTGAAATTATTGCCCCGCTTCGCGAATGGGAATTCAAAAGCCGCGAAGAGGAAATTGACTATGCAGTAAAGCACAATATACCGGTTAAGGTTACAAAATCATCACCTTACTCAATTGATGAAAACCTCTTCGGTATAGCAATTGAATGCGGCGTTCTTGAAGATCCTACGGTTGCACCGCCTGAAGATGCATACCAGCTGACAACAAGCCCCAAGAATGCTCCTTCGGAGGCTGAGGCTGTAACAATTACTTTTGAAAAAGGTGTTCCGGTAGCAATAAACGGCGTAAAGCTTGGCGCAATTGAACTTGTTGAAAAGCTCAACGTCTTAGGCGGAAAACACGGCGTAGGCAGAATGGACCAGATTGAAAACCGCGTCGTCGGCATCAAGTCGCGCGAGATCTATGAAGCCCCTGCAGCAATAATACTCCACAAGGCTCACGCTGAGCTCGAAAAGCTTATACTTGACAAGGAAACATTCAGGTACAAGCAGGACGTTTCAAACAAGGTTGCTAACCTGATCTATGACGGCCTCTGGTTCAGCCCGCTTTTTGACGCCCTCATGGCATTTGTTGATTCAACACAGGAAAACCTCTCAGGCGATGTAACGGTTGAACTCTACAAGGGCGGTACAAAGGTCCTTTCAAGAAGCTCAAAATACAGCCTCTACAGCGTTGAACTGGCAACATATACAGACGAAGATCAGTTTGATCACAAGGCAAGCGGCGGCTTCATGAAGATCTACGGCCTTCCGTACAAGACCATAACACAGGTCAAACAGTCAGCCGAAAAGAAGGAAGTTGCCTGA
- the argB gene encoding acetylglutamate kinase, whose translation MKIAVLKISGKALNEVLTDDAWVNSIKSLQKSYGGVVIVHGAGRTISEWSSALGLEVKFHNGQRVTSAGIMEVVAAVQAGVLNAKIVSRLITADINAVGLTGIDRNTFVAENVNKDLGFVGVPRQVNSTGWIEELLNKNIVPVFSSVCRDFEGNLMNVNADFFTEILAESLKADSVFFVSDVQGVKLGGSFQHLIDEGKIAEGINSGEITDGMIPKLNSCVELLNKGINKIWIGSKNPEEMTNENNSTKGGSGTWVVQHSA comes from the coding sequence ATGAAGATAGCTGTATTGAAGATAAGCGGAAAGGCATTAAATGAAGTGCTTACCGATGATGCCTGGGTCAACTCAATTAAGTCGCTGCAGAAAAGCTACGGCGGCGTGGTAATAGTGCACGGTGCAGGAAGAACAATTTCAGAATGGTCAAGCGCACTGGGCCTCGAGGTTAAATTCCATAACGGGCAGAGGGTTACCTCCGCCGGCATTATGGAAGTGGTTGCTGCCGTTCAGGCAGGCGTTCTGAATGCCAAGATCGTAAGCCGACTTATTACTGCTGACATTAATGCCGTGGGACTTACAGGAATTGACAGAAACACTTTTGTTGCAGAAAACGTGAACAAGGACCTGGGATTTGTTGGCGTACCCCGCCAGGTAAATTCAACTGGCTGGATTGAAGAGCTCCTGAACAAGAACATTGTCCCGGTTTTCTCCAGCGTGTGCCGCGACTTTGAAGGCAACCTGATGAACGTTAACGCAGACTTCTTTACAGAAATTCTTGCCGAGTCGCTTAAGGCCGATTCAGTATTCTTTGTTTCGGATGTGCAGGGCGTAAAGCTCGGCGGCTCTTTTCAGCATTTGATAGATGAAGGTAAAATTGCCGAAGGAATTAATAGCGGCGAAATAACAGATGGTATGATCCCAAAGCTCAACAGCTGCGTGGAATTATTAAACAAAGGAATTAATAAAATCTGGATTGGATCAAAGAATCCCGAGGAGATGACAAATGAGAACAACAGCACTAAGGGCGGTAGCGGAACCTGGGTCGTCCAGCATTCAGCCTGA
- a CDS encoding sodium ion-translocating decarboxylase subunit beta: MSSLFVGLMSITWQQIVMIGVGSLLIYLAIAKEYEPSLLLPIGFGAILANIPLSAAITHGGEKGVLNIFFDAGILTEIFPLLIFVAVGAMIDFSPLLKKPYLLLFGAAAQFGIFFTMMVATLFGFSLKEAASIGIIGAADGPTSIYVATKFAKELLGPISVAAYSYMALVPIIQPPVIRALTTKSERKIRMESHAKSVSKTVLICFPIIITIFAGIIAPSSAALIGFLMFGNLIRECGVLNKLSLSAQNELASLVTILLGITIACTMTAERFLQPQTLIIIALGLVAFIFDTAGGVLFAKFLNLFLKKKMNPMIGAAGISAFPMSARVIHNMGQAEDQFNFLLMHAVSANVAGQIGSVVAGGLILALVGSML; the protein is encoded by the coding sequence ATGAGTTCTTTATTCGTCGGGCTGATGTCCATCACGTGGCAGCAGATTGTCATGATCGGAGTAGGCAGCCTGCTGATATACCTGGCAATTGCAAAAGAATATGAGCCTTCACTCTTATTGCCAATAGGTTTTGGAGCAATACTTGCAAATATCCCCCTTTCTGCCGCAATTACGCACGGAGGGGAAAAAGGGGTACTTAACATATTTTTTGATGCGGGTATACTTACAGAAATATTCCCTCTTCTTATCTTTGTTGCCGTAGGCGCAATGATAGACTTTTCGCCGCTTCTAAAGAAGCCTTACCTGCTCTTATTCGGCGCAGCGGCACAGTTTGGTATTTTCTTTACAATGATGGTTGCAACACTCTTCGGCTTCTCACTGAAGGAAGCAGCCTCAATAGGCATCATTGGAGCAGCTGACGGGCCGACGTCGATTTATGTAGCCACAAAGTTCGCCAAGGAGCTCCTGGGGCCGATCTCGGTTGCGGCATATTCATACATGGCGCTGGTGCCGATAATTCAGCCTCCTGTAATCAGGGCCCTTACAACAAAAAGTGAAAGAAAGATCAGGATGGAAAGCCACGCCAAAAGCGTCTCTAAAACAGTGCTTATCTGCTTCCCGATTATAATTACAATTTTTGCCGGAATCATTGCTCCTTCATCGGCAGCACTGATCGGATTTCTGATGTTTGGAAACCTTATCCGCGAATGCGGAGTCTTAAATAAACTTTCTCTTTCGGCGCAGAATGAGCTGGCAAGCCTGGTTACAATTCTCCTTGGAATTACAATTGCCTGCACGATGACCGCCGAAAGATTCCTACAGCCCCAGACGCTCATTATTATTGCCCTGGGACTTGTTGCCTTTATTTTCGATACCGCGGGCGGAGTCCTCTTTGCCAAGTTCCTTAACCTCTTCTTAAAGAAAAAAATGAACCCCATGATAGGCGCCGCGGGCATTTCGGCCTTCCCTATGTCTGCACGCGTAATACATAATATGGGTCAGGCAGAGGATCAGTTTAATTTTCTGCTTATGCATGCCGTAAGCGCAAACGTTGCCGGCCAGATAGGCTCTGTAGTTGCAGGCGGCCTTATTCTGGCATTAGTCGGCTCAATGCTGTAA
- a CDS encoding TerB family tellurite resistance protein, translating to MMFLKELFTIGNVPEESENPEDLNYIKRIQIATCALFLEIANADNNFDAGERAKIVSVMRSTFKIEPEYVQELMLLAENSVKKSSSIYEYTSLVKNSFNRKEKFDILENLWRLVFIDELLDRYEDKMMKSIGYNLGFDTREILSAKLGVLDEMKKKKEL from the coding sequence ATGATGTTTCTTAAAGAATTATTTACAATTGGGAACGTACCTGAAGAGAGTGAAAACCCGGAGGATCTGAATTATATAAAGAGGATCCAGATTGCCACATGCGCTCTGTTCCTCGAGATTGCAAACGCCGACAATAATTTTGACGCCGGTGAAAGGGCAAAGATTGTCTCTGTTATGAGGTCCACATTCAAGATTGAACCTGAATACGTTCAGGAGCTGATGCTGCTGGCCGAGAACTCGGTTAAAAAAAGCAGCAGCATTTATGAATATACTTCACTGGTCAAAAATAGTTTTAACAGGAAAGAAAAATTCGATATACTGGAAAACCTGTGGCGGCTTGTTTTTATTGATGAGCTTCTGGACAGGTACGAAGACAAGATGATGAAAAGTATAGGCTATAACCTGGGTTTCGACACCAGGGAGATCCTCAGCGCCAAGCTTGGTGTTCTGGATGAGATGAAAAAAAAGAAGGAGCTTTAG
- a CDS encoding dicarboxylate/amino acid:cation symporter, protein MKRGKLSLHVKIFIGLAVGLLAGLLCNIFFNGSPEIQWIVSNVSYPLGQVFLRLIFMIIIPLIFTAIVLGVADFSDVHKIGRVGVKSLFFTVIITALSVLIGISLVNLVRPGAGISGTSRDLLMQTLNNNQAVSGIVTSARESKTFLQILVDIIPRNPFVEIVSAFDPNYQGGGLLSIMFFALIFGIAMTRCRPERMEYLTKTMQGVYDVVMKIIDFAMKLAPYGVAALIFSTASQLGFQIISMLLKYVLVVMGALTIHLLFTYGFIIKYAAKKSPVHFFKNITEVLVTAFSTSSSNATLPTSIRVAIGKLKLDKDITNFVLTVGSTANQNGTALYEGITVLFLAQFYGIDLGLGQQLMVVLLSILAGVGTAGVPGGSLPMVVMVLQTIGVPAEGIGIILGVDRLLDMSRTVVNVTGDIVLASWVDTTEKGYAAEASQSGASGS, encoded by the coding sequence ATGAAAAGAGGAAAACTTTCACTTCACGTTAAAATTTTTATCGGGTTAGCGGTTGGCCTCCTGGCTGGACTCCTGTGCAATATTTTCTTCAACGGCAGCCCCGAAATTCAGTGGATCGTTTCAAATGTCTCATATCCTTTGGGACAGGTTTTCTTAAGACTGATCTTTATGATCATTATTCCTCTCATATTTACTGCAATTGTCCTTGGCGTGGCAGATTTCAGCGACGTGCATAAAATTGGGCGCGTCGGCGTTAAATCGCTTTTCTTTACGGTCATCATAACGGCGCTTTCAGTCCTTATCGGAATTTCCCTGGTAAACCTTGTACGGCCGGGTGCGGGGATCTCAGGCACAAGCCGCGACCTTCTAATGCAGACACTGAACAATAACCAGGCTGTCTCGGGCATTGTCACCTCTGCACGGGAATCCAAAACTTTCCTCCAGATACTTGTGGATATAATACCCCGGAACCCGTTCGTGGAAATTGTAAGCGCATTCGACCCTAATTACCAGGGCGGGGGACTTTTATCCATCATGTTCTTTGCCCTCATCTTCGGCATCGCCATGACGCGCTGCCGTCCGGAACGCATGGAGTACCTGACAAAAACGATGCAGGGCGTCTACGACGTCGTAATGAAAATAATTGATTTTGCAATGAAGCTTGCGCCCTACGGCGTGGCGGCGCTCATATTTTCAACCGCCTCACAGCTGGGCTTCCAGATAATATCAATGCTCTTAAAGTATGTGCTCGTAGTAATGGGGGCTCTTACAATCCACCTCCTCTTTACCTATGGTTTCATAATTAAATATGCCGCCAAGAAAAGCCCGGTGCATTTCTTTAAGAATATAACGGAAGTCCTGGTCACCGCCTTCTCCACCAGCTCTTCAAACGCCACGCTTCCAACCTCAATCCGTGTAGCAATTGGCAAGCTGAAGCTGGATAAAGACATTACAAACTTTGTCTTAACCGTGGGCTCCACGGCAAACCAGAACGGGACGGCACTTTATGAGGGGATTACGGTGCTTTTCCTGGCACAGTTCTACGGAATTGACTTAGGCCTCGGGCAGCAACTCATGGTGGTGCTCCTGTCCATCCTGGCCGGCGTCGGTACGGCAGGAGTGCCGGGCGGGTCACTTCCTATGGTTGTAATGGTTCTTCAGACAATAGGCGTCCCGGCAGAGGGAATAGGCATAATCCTGGGCGTGGACCGCCTGCTTGACATGTCGCGCACAGTGGTTAATGTAACCGGCGACATTGTGCTTGCCAGCTGGGTGGATACAACAGAGAAAGGGTATGCCGCTGAGGCTTCACAAAGCGGCGCCTCCGGCAGCTAG
- a CDS encoding ROK family protein: MAVIAIDLVSTGLTSAALGNSGKVLFKESLSIEGLKGAEVSRLIKGQITKILNLYKNKPIQIKSAGISVPGIYNSKTGCVWAPNIEGWEEYPLKQEMKFFLIEHGVNVKIANNRTCYILGEMWLGAAQKSRNAIYLSIGKGIGAGILVDGNVLHGFNDGVGAAGWLALNDSFVPDYKLRGSFEFHASGNGILNSVRTQLEKKKDSSGVLAQKDPRQITLHDIFEAYRLKDSIARKVLHQSQKYWGIAAANLISLFNPEMIIFGGSVFGPAQQFLEEIKQETAKWAQPLFMKQVKIVGSQLGSNAGLIGAGNLAMKKF, encoded by the coding sequence TTGGCTGTAATTGCAATCGATCTGGTGTCTACGGGTCTTACCAGTGCGGCTTTAGGAAACTCCGGCAAAGTCCTGTTCAAAGAATCTCTTAGTATTGAGGGTCTGAAGGGAGCGGAAGTAAGCCGCCTCATCAAAGGCCAGATAACAAAAATATTAAATCTTTACAAGAACAAGCCGATACAGATAAAATCAGCAGGCATTTCTGTCCCCGGCATATATAATTCAAAAACAGGCTGCGTCTGGGCGCCCAACATAGAAGGGTGGGAGGAATATCCCCTTAAGCAGGAAATGAAGTTCTTTCTTATCGAGCATGGCGTTAACGTAAAAATTGCAAACAACAGGACGTGTTATATTTTAGGCGAAATGTGGCTGGGGGCCGCACAGAAGTCCAGAAACGCCATTTACCTTTCTATTGGTAAAGGCATCGGCGCCGGGATACTTGTAGACGGCAACGTGCTCCACGGTTTTAACGACGGCGTGGGCGCCGCGGGCTGGCTTGCTCTTAACGATTCATTTGTGCCTGACTATAAGCTCCGCGGAAGCTTCGAATTCCACGCCAGCGGCAACGGCATACTGAATTCTGTAAGGACGCAGCTCGAAAAGAAAAAGGATTCCTCAGGCGTGCTTGCGCAGAAGGACCCGCGCCAGATTACACTGCACGACATATTTGAAGCATACCGCCTCAAGGATTCAATTGCCAGGAAAGTCCTCCATCAGAGCCAGAAATACTGGGGCATTGCCGCAGCCAACCTGATCAGCCTTTTTAATCCCGAGATGATAATCTTCGGAGGCTCCGTCTTCGGACCGGCGCAGCAGTTCCTGGAAGAGATAAAGCAGGAGACTGCAAAATGGGCACAGCCCCTTTTTATGAAGCAGGTTAAGATCGTAGGCTCTCAGCTGGGCTCGAATGCAGGCCTTATAGGGGCCGGGAACCTGGCGATGAAAAAGTTTTAA
- a CDS encoding acetylornithine transaminase: MRTTALRAVAEPGSSSIQPENIAQEIQNKENKPAGTKALMQNYSRYSVEFAKGSGAYLWDTNGKKYLDFLSGIAVTGFGHNHPVIKRAVENQLNNLWHVSNLFEASGQESLASKLAEKSGLSSVFFCNSGTEANEAAIKFARKWGKGRSHIITAVGGFHGRTMGSMSATGQYKVWDGFQPLTPGFSYLPFGDSSVLEDAYDRNLVAVMVEPIQGESGIIVPPKGYLKALREFCDRHDLLLIFDEVQTGMGRTGKFFAHQWEELKPDIITVAKGIANGIPLGAAICSEKVAKEITPGCHGSTFGGNPLAVAAANAVVDMLDSETLLKNERLGNMLMNAIESLNLESIKTIRGKGLLIGLELTEGCSAKQAAKKLLEKGVIVGTSGDTVIRVLPPFVISMEEIVAFTQALNEVLNEN; this comes from the coding sequence ATGAGAACAACAGCACTAAGGGCGGTAGCGGAACCTGGGTCGTCCAGCATTCAGCCTGAAAATATTGCACAGGAAATACAGAATAAAGAAAATAAACCGGCAGGCACAAAAGCCTTAATGCAGAACTATTCACGCTATAGCGTGGAATTTGCAAAAGGCAGCGGCGCTTACCTCTGGGATACCAATGGAAAAAAGTACCTCGATTTCTTAAGCGGAATTGCAGTTACAGGCTTCGGCCACAACCACCCTGTAATTAAAAGAGCAGTTGAAAACCAGCTTAACAATCTGTGGCATGTATCAAACTTATTTGAGGCTTCAGGACAGGAATCACTTGCTTCAAAACTGGCGGAAAAGTCGGGCCTTTCAAGCGTGTTTTTCTGCAACTCAGGAACCGAGGCAAACGAGGCCGCAATAAAATTTGCAAGAAAGTGGGGTAAAGGAAGAAGCCACATCATAACCGCCGTCGGAGGATTCCACGGAAGAACAATGGGAAGCATGTCGGCTACAGGACAGTACAAGGTGTGGGATGGATTTCAGCCCCTTACACCGGGCTTCAGCTACCTCCCCTTCGGCGACAGCAGTGTGCTTGAAGACGCATACGACAGGAACCTCGTGGCTGTAATGGTTGAACCGATTCAGGGTGAAAGCGGCATTATAGTTCCCCCGAAAGGCTACCTAAAAGCCCTCAGGGAATTCTGTGACAGGCACGACCTTCTGCTCATATTCGATGAGGTGCAGACTGGCATGGGAAGAACCGGCAAATTCTTTGCACACCAGTGGGAAGAGTTAAAGCCCGACATCATTACGGTTGCAAAAGGCATCGCCAACGGCATTCCGCTTGGAGCCGCAATCTGCTCTGAGAAAGTTGCAAAAGAGATCACCCCGGGATGCCACGGCTCAACGTTCGGAGGCAACCCGCTGGCAGTTGCGGCAGCAAACGCTGTTGTTGACATGCTGGACAGTGAAACGCTCTTAAAGAATGAACGCCTGGGCAATATGCTCATGAATGCCATTGAATCGCTGAACCTGGAGTCCATAAAAACCATACGCGGCAAAGGCCTTTTAATAGGGCTTGAGCTCACCGAAGGATGCTCGGCAAAGCAGGCCGCTAAGAAGCTCCTCGAAAAAGGAGTCATCGTCGGCACCTCAGGCGACACGGTAATAAGAGTGCTTCCTCCTTTTGTTATTTCAATGGAGGAGATTGTGGCATTTACGCAGGCGCTTAATGAAGTGCTGAACGAAAATTAA
- a CDS encoding arginine repressor, with the protein MSAKLKRQNRIKEILNNKFISNHEDMLKILEKEEVHITQATLSRDFAELGVIRTFTDTGTRYVLNLYESGKQIARLIGFEILNVENNESMIVIRTLAGRAQGVAHYIDRLNRVEILGTVGGDDTVIVIPNSHKNVDKVVALIKNMMMQQPDFKLK; encoded by the coding sequence ATGTCTGCAAAACTTAAAAGACAGAACAGAATAAAAGAAATATTAAACAACAAATTCATCTCCAATCACGAGGACATGCTGAAGATCCTTGAAAAGGAGGAGGTGCACATAACACAGGCCACCTTAAGCCGTGACTTTGCGGAGCTCGGTGTTATACGTACCTTTACAGATACCGGCACCCGTTACGTCCTTAACCTTTATGAATCGGGCAAGCAGATTGCGCGCCTGATAGGATTTGAGATACTGAATGTTGAGAATAACGAATCCATGATCGTTATCCGCACGCTTGCCGGAAGGGCACAGGGTGTGGCGCATTATATAGACCGTCTGAACCGTGTTGAGATACTGGGTACTGTCGGAGGTGACGATACGGTAATTGTAATTCCAAATTCACACAAAAATGTAGATAAAGTTGTTGCACTGATAAAGAATATGATGATGCAGCAGCCGGACTTTAAACTTAAATAG
- a CDS encoding sugar isomerase domain-containing protein, which produces MSLAKQWLDNARGVMDNIESTQMENIRKAAEAMADTIEKGHWVHTFGCGHATIPIQEMYPRIGGFVGFHPMVELPLGFFTHIVGEMGVHQFVFLERVEGYGVEIMKSYNFHSDDCMWIFSHSGINNVNIDIALEAKKRGMKVIVFGSAAAAKGKKTRHSSGKTIFDIADIVVDSCAPIEDASVPLKNHQDKIGPISTLAFVTAVWMTITTVAEILADRGVKLYIHPSHNVPGDTTAKDRLTEALAEYKKRVAGV; this is translated from the coding sequence ATGTCGTTAGCAAAGCAGTGGTTAGATAACGCAAGAGGCGTGATGGATAATATTGAATCGACTCAGATGGAAAACATCAGAAAGGCTGCAGAAGCCATGGCCGACACAATAGAAAAGGGTCATTGGGTCCATACATTCGGATGCGGTCACGCTACAATTCCAATTCAGGAAATGTACCCCAGGATCGGCGGGTTCGTAGGATTTCATCCTATGGTTGAACTTCCCCTTGGATTCTTCACACATATTGTAGGCGAAATGGGCGTCCATCAGTTCGTATTCTTAGAGAGAGTTGAAGGCTATGGTGTTGAAATCATGAAAAGCTACAACTTCCATTCTGACGACTGCATGTGGATATTCTCACACTCAGGAATCAACAACGTCAATATCGACATTGCACTTGAAGCTAAAAAACGCGGCATGAAGGTAATTGTATTCGGTTCAGCTGCAGCTGCAAAGGGCAAGAAGACAAGACACTCATCAGGCAAAACCATATTTGATATCGCTGACATCGTAGTTGATTCATGCGCTCCGATTGAAGATGCTTCAGTTCCATTGAAGAACCATCAGGATAAGATCGGACCTATTTCCACACTGGCATTTGTAACAGCCGTATGGATGACAATTACAACTGTAGCTGAAATTCTGGCTGACCGCGGTGTTAAGCTCTACATTCATCCTTCACACAACGTTCCAGGCGACACAACTGCAAAAGACAGGCTCACAGAAGCTCTTGCAGAATACAAGAAAAGAGTGGCCGGAGTATAA